ATAAGGCAGGCTTTCCTCGACCTGACGGATATTCAAAATCGGGAGTTCAGATATGTCCTTTGAATCATGTGAACGATTGTAAGTTCCATGAAATACACGAATGAAAAATTAGTTCCGTTTCATCTCGATCCTGCGGCTGTTCATTTCGATCGCTCTGTGAAACCGGACCTCAGCCACCGACCTAATTTACGTCATGCCACTCACATGACTTTGTTTTGCCTTACAAATTTACACAACTTACGCACACAAGACAAAAGATACAACACAAAAACGGGGGTTAATATAAATCAGGAGAGAAAAATGACAGAGAAAAGAGAGGGAAAAAAGGGAAAGCATATTCGGATAACTTGAACCACCAGAGtgaaaaaaaaaggagaaTTGCCAGTCCGTTGCTATTATACAGATAGAGGGACTAGCAACATGGTGTAATTCGTTCAATAGAGGACGTACGAGAAAGAAGATGTATTTAACTATCGACTTTCATAGGTTCTGCTCCACCGTTTGCCTGGACACCGTTTGCGGCTGGTTCGGGTTCGGCCGGTGCGTCCTTGTCCGATGCCTTTGAGCTCTTTGGTTTTCCACCATTGGTCGAATTGGTCCCCTTGCCCGAACTCGAAGCTACTTTCTCCTTGGTGTTGTTATTTGCCGAGGGCGATCCGTCTTCAGAAGTGGTGATAAGTTGTTGCCATTTGGCTACTAATGCTTGGGCCCGTTGACGGAAGTGATACTGCTCGTCCGCGGGGATGGTAGTCAACTGGATGATTTTACGCATCACTTTGCCGATTTTAGAATACTACAATACCGAGAGTTAGCGAATGCGGTCCTCATGAATTGTCCAACATACCGAGAGATACTCGACGGTCATCTTGTCGTAGCTCTCCACCGTCTTGAACACCGTGTCCAGACCAGCCATTTCCTAAGACAAGAGAATGAGCCCAGCTTTTCCCAAGACAAGAGAATCAAACGTACATCGGGCTGGGGTGAAGTCTTGGTCAAAAACGCCCGTTGGAGCTTATGCCTCCACTCCTTGACCTTGGCCGCCTCGGGATCGTTGGCCATCGCCGCATCGTCGCCCTCGTCGTCTGCACCAGCGTTCCCAGCAGCCGAGGGCTGGGGAGCCACACTCTCCTTCTTGGCCCTCTTTGCCGGGCGCTCCTTCTCGACCTTGCTCGACGTGGGTTTCTCCGCCCTAGACGCCTtgtcctcctcgtcctcacTCTCAATCTGCTCCGCACTCTTCTTGGTCTTTCGCTTGCCCTTGGCTCGCCCGACCTTGCTCTCCTTCTTTTCTGACGCCGCGGCCGTGTCCCGCTTACGTTTCTTGGGTTgacctcgtcctcgtcctcgtcgtccTCATTGTCCAGCTCGTCCACGTCGTCATTGACGCTGATCCCGGCTGCCTCATTGGCCCTCTCCCGCTCCGCCAGTGCGTCTTTTTCTTTCCGCCATTCGTGCGGGTCGTTGGCGATCTTGTATCCCTCGAGCAGGTCGCCCTTGCGCTTCGACGGCTCGGCTAGGTAGGCTTGTATTTCGTGAGGGAGGAGGCGCGAAACGTCTTTGGTCGGGAGCCAGGCACTATACGTAATTCGTGCGTCGTAATTCAGGACATGGACTCGGTATACGGAGCAAAACTCACTGGTCACCGACGGGGAAGAACCGCACGCAGTAAAACGTCACTTTTTTAGATACCGGTCGCTCCGACTTGACTTTGCTCGGAGCCTCATTGGGATCAATAATCTATAATAAAAATAAAAACATAAACCCAATGTAAATTTGTTTGTTTATCTGGGTACATACCTCGCCCGGCCACGGTGGGTATCCCTTGACTTTTCCAATCACAACGTTGCCCACCTCGTACTTGACCTCGCTGTCCTTTTTGTCCTGTGCCATGGTTTGATCCGCGGTGCGGTGCGATGGAAATGATGTTGTTTGGAtgtgggtggtggtgggagggAAAGAGCAAAGGCGGAAACGTGATCAACTCGGTCGGCGCTTATCTCCGCCCCGACTAAAACTAACTCGAATTGTGCGGTCCGTGCGCACAAGCCCTTGCTTGTCCCCTCCCCTCTTGGGCTGGGCCTCATGTCGTCATAGGTGGGTGTTTGGTAAACGCTATTTATTGAATAGTACaggtatatacatatataagTGTGCGTGTTATGAGGTGCTCGATCGTCGTCCAGCGAGCGGAGTGGTCCGTGAGAGTACCTTGTACCGGGTAGAGGGCACCCTGTCCCATCCCATCCCATCCAGTGTCGGCAACGTGGGCGTAATCGTATCTTGATATACAAAATACATGCGGCTGGTTACTGTAAATCCTCGTGACTTGCCTACGGTACAACCGGGAGTCTATCGCGACGATGCAACGTTGCGTGGGAGTTCGGGGCGTGGATCTCCCCCTTTGTTGGCCGACGATTTGCCGATGGAGGTTGGGCAACGAGAAAGGAGTGTTTGTTGGCTGGGTGGGATGATGAGTACGGGTACGGAACCAATAGGCGCACCTGAATTAGCCTCGTCACATGCGTCGCTTAAACGGGATTCCGAGCAGGGTGGTCGTTCCATAGGCAATGTATCAGGCAGGTCAGGGAAGTGTGTTGGAGCCATGCTCCTCGAGTTGATTCCAAGAGTACTAAGTTAATCAGTCTTGGAATTAGTCTTGTCAAAAAAAATGTAAACGCACTTACGGTGGAAGCCCTTGCCCCCGTCAGTCCAGAAAGAGAAGGCCAGGTTGCGGAGGGACCGATTAGTAAGCAGAGAAGCGATGGGCGGGCCGAACTGATGCGACGATCGTGTGAGAAATGCTATGAAAAGAAAGGGAATGGTAATGATAGGGGCGGGGTGTGCATAAGGGCAGGCTTCAGGTGCTCACGAAAAGGAATCCATTATAAAATCCAAATGGGAAAAAAGGGACCGAGAATGCAGGTAAAAGCAGAGTTTCTGGAATCGGTGCGAATTTGTAGTATCTGGAGGTAAGTATTAGGTACGCTCTAGAGAGTATATAGGCCCATAAGGTGATAGGATATTAATCGAGTGTGTGATGCCGGGTAACAGCGGTGACGTCGGCTGCAATGATCATCTTGTCTATAGAAGCATCAGCAAAGAGCGGTCATACAGCGTACCTGGACCTCACGCCTGCCCTAAAACCGTGCTTATCGCCCCGGTAAACCTGACTCAAAACAACGCAG
The window above is part of the Rhizoctonia solani chromosome 7, complete sequence genome. Proteins encoded here:
- a CDS encoding PWWP domain protein, which translates into the protein MAQDKKDSEVKYEVGNVVIGKVKGYPPWPGEIIDPNEAPSKVKSERPVSKKVTFYCVRFFPVGDHAWLPTKDVSRLLPHEIQAYLAEPSKRKGDLLEGYKIANDPHEWRKEKDALAERERANEAAGISVNDDVDELDNEDDEDEDEVNPRNVGRAKGKRKTKKSAEQIESEDEEDKASRAEKPTSSKVEKERPAKRAKKESVAPQPSAAGNAGADDEGDDAAMANDPEAAKVKEWRHKLQRAFLTKTSPQPDEMAGLDTVFKTVESYDKMTVEYLSYSKIGKVMRKIIQLTTIPADEQYHFRQRAQALVAKWQQLITTSEDGSPSANNNTKEKVASSSGKGTNSTNGGKPKSSKASDKDAPAEPEPAANGVQANGGAEPMKVDS